One segment of Salvelinus sp. IW2-2015 unplaced genomic scaffold, ASM291031v2 Un_scaffold16568, whole genome shotgun sequence DNA contains the following:
- the LOC112080889 gene encoding U3 small nucleolar ribonucleoprotein protein MPP10, translated as MATGDIGNTLECCLTLLNIKTAHPEHFLSLQGAVATDFTYLTKTLYDLHKTHEPAGSKGSPLDQLVVENFDEEQIWQELELQNTAVLKHFETAVSQAALDTALSILFDEEDADEEPDEGVEQDGEEETRDGDLEDDGQGEEPPMLKTAMDALRGDNTDEDSDLDFDVDALEKQAKPKKCSAVRESKPLGPPSEVDDRFFKLSEMESFLDDMDRREGKEGDGDVDYFQDLPSGDDDDIGLFCEDVSSKKXKKTSTLKSSRNLKYKDFFDAVDDDPAQTADQSDAEDEKNSIDGMQEEEGDDNDEEEENEDFVEDEECRQAKEALKRVTFNLPAESDDSEGEDMVDIFGGKSQNATKPEPKSSFEKRQDKMAEKIQDLEKAAMGEKPWQLTGEVSAQTRPENSLLEVDVAFDSASRMAPAVTEETTXQLEDIIKQRIKDQVWDDVVRKEKPKEEVFEYKKRLTLDHEKSKLSLAEVYEQEYLKQNQQKTEDEENPAHAEIQKLMDSLFLKLDALSNFHFTPKPPVPEVKVVSNLPSIAMEEVAPVSASNATLLAPEEVKGKNKAGDVLGDSEKTLTDKKRERRKKKKVKRVKIHEKEKRQKLKEANRTGENKKQSKAEVAENLKKLTKGGKATLLKDEGKDKALRSSSAFFSQLQDQVKSQIKGAKDPGSKKKKHKEVSASKLKL; from the exons TCTTCAGGGTGCCGTGGCAACAGACTTCACGTATCTCACGAAGACCCTGTATGATTTACACAAAACCCACGAGCCAGCAGGCTCAAAGGGAAGCCCTCTGGACCAGCTGGTGGTTGAGAACTTTGACGAGGAACAGATATGGCAGGAGCTGGAGCTCCAGAATACTGCAGTGCTGAAGCACTTTGAGACAGCAGTGAGTCAGGCTGCCTTGGATACAGCTCTGAGTATCCTGTTTGATGAAGAGGATGCTGATGAGGAGCCAGATGAAGGGGTTGAACAAGATGgtgaagaggagacgagagatgGTGATTTGGAAGATGATGGGCAAGGAGAAGAACCACCCATGCTTAAAACTGCTATGGATGCCTTGAGAGGGGATAACACAGACGAGGACTCTGATCTAGATTTTGATGTGGACGCATTAGAAAAACAAGCTAAACCGAAGAAATGCTCAGCGGTGAGAGAGTCAAAACCACTGGGTCCTCCATCAGAGGTTGATGACAGGTTCTTCAAGCTCTCAGAGATGGAGTCCTTTCTGGATGATATGGAcagaagggaggggaaggagggggacgGTGATGTAGACTACTTCCAGGACTTGCCCTCTGGAGATGATGATGACATAGGCCTCTTCTGTGAAGATGTTTCTTCCAAAAAAAKAAAAAAAACAAGCACA CTGAAAAGTTCCAGGAATCTGAAGTACAAAGACTTCTTtgatgctgtggatgatgatCCTGCacaaacagctgaccaatcagacgCAGAGGATGAGAAAAACAGTATAGATGGGATGCAAGAAGAAGAAGGTGATGATAATgacgaagaagaagaaaatga GGACTTCGTTGAGGATGAAGAGTGCAGACAAGCCAAGGAGGCTTTGAAACGGGTGACCTTTAACTTACCTGCAGAAAGTGATGACAGTGAGGGAGAAGACATGGTGGACATCTTTGGAGGAAAGTCTCAAAATGCAACAAAACCTGAACCCAAATCATCCTTTGAGAAACGACAAGACAAG ATGGCTGAAAAGATACAGGATTTGGAAAAGGCTGCCATGGGAGAAAAGCCATGGCAACTAACAGGAGAGGTGTCTGCTCAGACTCGTCCAGAGAACAGCCTTCTTGAGGTGGATGTGGCATTTGACTCGGCCTCCAGGATGG CCCCTGCTGTAACAGAGGAAACCACTRTGCAGCTGGAGGACATAATCAAGCAGAGGATTAAAGACCAG GTGTGGGATGATGTGGTGCGCAAGGAGAAGCCTAAGGAAGAGGTATTTGAGTACAAGAAGAGGCTGACTCTGGACCATGAGAAGAGCAAGCTGAGCCTTGCAGAGGTTTATGAGCAAGAGTACCTCAAGCAGAATCAG CAAAAGACAGAGGATGAAGAAAACCCAGCCCATGCAGAAATTCAAAAGCTCATGGATTCTCTATTCCTTAAACTTGATGCTCTCTCTAACTTCCACTTCACACCCAAACCG CCTGTTCCTGAAGTGAAAGTTGTCTCCAATTTGCCTTCTATTGCTATGGAGGAAGTTGCTCCAGTCAGTGCCAGTAATGCCACTCTATTGGCTCCAGAGGAAGTCAAG GGGAAGAACAAGGCTGGAGACGTGCTGGGTGACTCTGAAAAGACCCTCACAGACAAGAAACGAGAGAGACGCAAGAAGAAGAAGGTGAAGCGCGTCAAGATCCAcgagaaggagaagagacagaaactGAAGGAGGCTAACAGAACTGGAGAGAATAAGAAACAATCAAAAGCAGAGGTGGCAGAAAACCTCAAGAAACTCACAAAGGGAGGCAAAGCAACATTATTAAAG GATGAGGGGAAGGATAAAGCTCTCCGCTCCTCCTCCGCCTTCTTCTCCCAACTACAAGACCAAGTGAAGAGCCAGATCAAAGGAGCCAAGGACCCGGGCTCCAAGAAGAAGAAACACAAAGAAGTCTCAGCCAGCAAACTCAAGTTGTAA
- the LOC112080890 gene encoding LOW QUALITY PROTEIN: IST1 homolog (The sequence of the model RefSeq protein was modified relative to this genomic sequence to represent the inferred CDS: inserted 2 bases in 1 codon) — protein sequence MLGGGFKAERLRVNLRLVINRLKLLEKKKTELAQKARKEIADYLSTGKDERARIRVEHIIREDYLVEAMEILELYCDLLLARFGLIQSMKELDPGLQEAVSTLIWAAPRLQSEVNELKIVSDQLCAKYSKEYGKLCRTNQIGTVNDRLMHKLSVEAPPKIWXGALLIEIAKNYNVPYESDAMVRPEVCTGEEADLIDVDSDFKKPGGGGGGGGGGGGFTAGAMPMPMGPPSAFSYPTPKGAMPGPIGFNGPSVGTYDAFNNFQPPMRGGPPPELPSCPPTYQSIDELSIKPSDRSQVSGPGPSSQIYDNNALPELPSVPDTLPTSSFGVGRNTASSDDIDFDDLSRRFEDLKKKT from the exons ATGCTCGGTGGAGGATTCAAAGCAGAAAGACTCCGGGTCAATCTCCGACTGGTGATCAATCGCCTGAAGCTCTTGGAGAAAAAGAAAA CTGAGCTAGCTCAGAAGGCGCGGAAGGAAATTGCAGACTACCTGTCAACAGGGAAGGATGAGCGAGCACGGATCCGTGTGGAGCACATCATCAGAGAGGACTACTTGGTAGAGGCCATGGAGATCCTAGAACTGTACTGTGACCTGCTGCTGGCTCGCTTTGGCCTCATCCAGTCCATGAA GGAGCTGGACCCTGGCCTGCAGGAGGCTGTGTCCACTCTCATCTGGGCAGCCCCACGTCTGCAGTCTGAGGTCAACGAGCTTAAAATT GTGTCTGATCAGCTGTGTGCCAAATACAGCAAGGAGTATGGCAAGCTCTGTAGGACAAACCAAATCGGGACAGTCAATGATAGG CTCATGCACAAACTGAGTGTAGAGGCTCCTCCTAAGATCTG TGGGGCGCTACTCATTGAGATTGCCAAGAACTACAACGTGCCCTACGAGTCAGACGCCATGGTCAGA ccaGAGGTGTGTACAGGCGAGGAGGCTGACCTCATAGACGTGGACTCTGACTTCAAGAAGCCAGGCGGAGGAGGTGGTGGCGGCGGCGGCGGCGGCGGCTTCACCGCTGGAGCCATGCCTATGCCCATGGGCCCCCCATCAGCGTTCAGCTACCCAACACCCAAAGGAGCC atGCCCGGCCCCATAGGGTTCAACGGCCCCTCTGTTGGCACATATGATGCCTTTAACAACTTCCAGCCTCCAATGAGAGGAGGGCCGCCCCCTGAGCTGCCGAGCTGCCCTCCCACCTACCAGTCT aTTGATGAGCTGTCTATTAAACCTTCTGATCGATCCCAGGTCTCTG GCCCCGGGCCTTCATCCCAGATCTACGATAACAACGCTCTCCCTGAGCTGCCCTCAGTTCCCGACACGCTTCCCACTTCCTCCTTTGGAGTTGGACGAAACACTGCGAGCTCTGATGACATCGACTTTGATGACCTGTCACGCCGCTTTGAGGATCTGAAGAAGAAGACCTAG